One segment of Porticoccus hydrocarbonoclasticus MCTG13d DNA contains the following:
- a CDS encoding KdsC family phosphatase, whose protein sequence is MSAPNLKITSRARQIRLLLLDVDGVLTDGRLYYGNNGEELKSFNIQDGLGIKLLQRNGIKVGIITGRSSALVARRAEELGIDLVVQGREDKLTALEDLLVTHPYQMNEIAFLGDDLPDLAVIRRVGLGAAVANARPIIAEHALWQTTTCGGAGAVRELAELLLQAQDKLESTFTDYL, encoded by the coding sequence ATGTCAGCCCCGAACCTGAAAATCACCAGCAGAGCTCGTCAAATCCGGTTATTGCTACTGGATGTAGACGGAGTCCTGACCGATGGCCGCCTCTACTACGGCAACAATGGAGAGGAACTGAAATCGTTCAATATACAGGACGGTCTCGGGATCAAACTGTTACAGCGCAACGGTATCAAAGTCGGCATTATCACCGGCCGATCTTCAGCACTGGTGGCAAGACGGGCCGAAGAACTGGGTATCGACCTTGTCGTACAGGGAAGAGAGGACAAGCTGACCGCTCTGGAAGACTTGCTGGTTACTCACCCTTACCAGATGAATGAAATTGCCTTTCTCGGCGACGATCTTCCCGACCTGGCTGTCATCAGACGAGTGGGGCTGGGGGCCGCCGTGGCAAATGCCCGGCCAATTATTGCTGAACACGCACTCTGGCAGACCACCACCTGCGGTGGAGCCGGTGCTGTCCGGGAACTGGCCGAGCTGCTTTTGCAGGCTCAGGATAAACTGGAATCCACCTTTACGGACTACCTCTAG
- a CDS encoding KpsF/GutQ family sugar-phosphate isomerase: MTTSNFAEAARRTIRLEAEAVTLLEERIDAAFDRACELIMQCTGRVIVTGMGKSGHIGRKIAASLASTGTPAFFVHPGEASHGDLGMITRVDLVLALSNSGTTAEIITLLPLIKRMGLPLISMTGNPDSILAQASEAHLDVRVPSEACPLGLAPTTSTTATLVMGDALAIALLEARGFTAEDFAFSHPGGALGRKLLLKVETIMHSGDELPRVFEDALLKKALVEMTAKGFGMTTVVNRQGELVGVFTDGDLRRAVDNDININQSTVRQLIKGSCKAVHRELLAAEALKIMEDNKITALVIEDANHHPIGVLHMHDILRAGVM; this comes from the coding sequence ATGACCACCAGTAATTTTGCCGAAGCCGCACGCCGCACCATCCGTCTTGAAGCCGAAGCCGTCACCCTGCTCGAAGAGCGGATTGATGCAGCTTTTGACCGTGCCTGTGAGCTGATCATGCAGTGTACAGGTCGCGTCATTGTTACCGGCATGGGAAAATCGGGACATATCGGCAGGAAGATTGCCGCCAGTCTGGCGAGCACGGGAACCCCCGCTTTTTTCGTTCATCCTGGGGAAGCCAGCCATGGCGACCTTGGCATGATCACACGGGTTGATCTGGTGCTGGCATTATCCAATTCCGGAACCACCGCCGAAATCATTACCCTGCTACCACTCATTAAGCGTATGGGCCTTCCGCTGATCAGTATGACCGGCAACCCGGATTCGATTCTGGCTCAGGCTTCAGAGGCGCACCTGGATGTCCGGGTTCCCAGTGAGGCCTGCCCTCTGGGATTGGCACCTACCACCAGCACTACGGCAACGCTGGTCATGGGTGATGCCCTGGCAATTGCTCTGCTGGAGGCACGGGGTTTTACCGCCGAGGACTTCGCTTTTTCCCACCCGGGCGGTGCGCTCGGTCGAAAACTGCTACTCAAGGTGGAAACCATCATGCACAGTGGCGACGAGCTGCCCCGGGTGTTCGAGGACGCGCTACTGAAAAAAGCCCTCGTGGAAATGACCGCCAAAGGGTTTGGCATGACGACAGTGGTTAACCGCCAGGGAGAATTGGTCGGGGTATTTACCGACGGCGATCTGCGCCGGGCCGTCGATAACGATATCAATATCAATCAGAGCACGGTCCGTCAATTAATCAAGGGCAGCTGTAAGGCCGTTCATCGGGAACTGCTCGCGGCTGAGGCATTAAAAATCATGGAAGACAATAAAATTACGGCACTTGTTATTGAAGACGCCAACCACCATCCGATTGGGGTTCTCCATATGCACGACATCCTGCGCGCGGGAGTCATGTAA
- a CDS encoding MlaC/ttg2D family ABC transporter substrate-binding protein: MYKRLIKTLLPALVVLLSGHAIATQAADDAVTSSEQSPHELIETVTDDLLQMIDEHRETFDDDPQAFFDSLDCLLTRVIDFKWIASNVMGTYRAEATDEQREMFVKTFHRDLIETYGRGLISYGDETIVVLPPKEDLEGKRRVTVVQEIRGKDGVFPLYYSMALNREGAWKITNVVINGINLGKTFRNQFAQRAEKYDGNIDQVIANWSAPSDVIKSEG; the protein is encoded by the coding sequence ATGTACAAAAGGTTGATAAAAACATTGCTTCCCGCACTCGTTGTTCTTTTGTCGGGTCATGCAATTGCTACCCAGGCTGCGGATGATGCCGTTACCTCATCGGAACAAAGTCCCCATGAATTAATTGAGACCGTGACCGACGACCTGTTGCAGATGATTGACGAACACCGCGAGACCTTTGACGATGATCCCCAGGCTTTCTTTGATTCGCTGGATTGTCTGCTGACCCGGGTGATTGATTTCAAGTGGATTGCCAGCAATGTTATGGGTACCTATCGTGCTGAGGCTACCGATGAACAGCGTGAGATGTTCGTCAAAACCTTTCATCGCGATCTGATTGAAACCTATGGTCGTGGTCTGATTTCCTATGGCGATGAAACCATTGTGGTGTTGCCGCCCAAGGAAGATCTTGAAGGTAAGCGCCGGGTTACCGTGGTTCAGGAAATTCGTGGCAAGGATGGGGTCTTTCCGCTCTATTACTCTATGGCGCTCAATCGTGAAGGCGCGTGGAAAATCACCAACGTTGTGATCAACGGGATCAACCTGGGTAAAACGTTCCGCAACCAGTTTGCCCAGAGAGCCGAAAAGTATGATGGCAATATCGATCAGGTCATAGCTAATTGGTCCGCTCCTTCAGATGTCATTAAAAGTGAGGGGTAA
- a CDS encoding BolA family protein yields MTPDDVQVLLQNALADCDITVSGAGSHFDIQVVGELFSGLRPVQRQQKIYAVLQQHIAEGAIHAVNIKTYTPDEVSK; encoded by the coding sequence ATGACCCCCGATGATGTTCAGGTGCTCCTGCAAAATGCCTTGGCCGATTGTGATATCACCGTGAGTGGCGCTGGTAGCCACTTTGATATCCAGGTCGTTGGCGAATTATTTTCCGGACTCCGCCCGGTACAGCGGCAACAAAAAATCTATGCCGTGCTTCAGCAACACATAGCCGAAGGTGCTATTCACGCGGTAAATATCAAAACCTATACGCCGGATGAAGTTAGCAAATAA
- the murA gene encoding UDP-N-acetylglucosamine 1-carboxyvinyltransferase, translating to MDKLLISGGGPLFGEIRISGAKNSALPIMAATLLADGPVMISNVPHLHDITTMFELLGCLGVSVVLNEKMQVEVDATTLHSHVAPYDLVKTMRASILVLGPMLTKFGVANVSFPGGCAIGSRPVDLHLRGLEMMGAEIDIDGGYINARCNGRLKGAHILMDTVSVGATENLMMAAALADGQTIIENAAREPEVVDLANCINALGGQVTGMGTTTLTIDGVDTLHRGSYRIMPDRIETGTYLAAAAATRGRVKLKDTDPHILEAVLIKLEEAGAKISVGKDWIALDMEGRRPKSVNFKTAPYPAFPTDMQAQLTTVNAVADGVGAITETIFENRLVQTHELNRMGAKITLEGNTAIVTGVERLKAAPVMASDLRASASLVIAGLVADGETIVDRIYHIDRGYECIEEKLQQLGANIRRIPGR from the coding sequence ATGGACAAGTTGTTGATTTCCGGAGGCGGCCCACTGTTCGGGGAAATCCGTATCTCCGGTGCCAAAAATTCCGCACTGCCGATCATGGCGGCCACGCTCCTGGCCGATGGGCCGGTGATGATTTCCAATGTGCCCCACCTGCATGACATAACCACCATGTTCGAGCTGCTCGGATGCCTCGGTGTCAGTGTGGTGTTGAATGAAAAGATGCAGGTGGAAGTTGATGCCACAACTTTGCACAGTCATGTGGCACCCTATGACTTGGTCAAGACCATGCGTGCTTCCATTCTTGTTCTGGGCCCAATGCTCACGAAGTTTGGTGTTGCCAATGTCTCATTTCCCGGTGGATGTGCAATCGGCAGTCGACCGGTAGATCTGCATCTGCGCGGGCTGGAAATGATGGGTGCCGAGATAGATATTGACGGTGGCTACATCAATGCCCGCTGTAATGGACGCCTCAAGGGTGCCCATATTTTGATGGACACGGTCTCCGTGGGTGCAACGGAAAACCTCATGATGGCCGCGGCGCTTGCCGATGGCCAGACCATTATTGAAAATGCCGCTCGTGAACCCGAAGTGGTAGACCTGGCTAACTGTATTAATGCGTTGGGTGGCCAGGTGACGGGTATGGGTACCACAACCCTGACCATCGATGGGGTCGACACCCTGCATCGGGGCAGTTACCGGATTATGCCCGATCGTATTGAGACGGGAACTTATCTGGCGGCGGCGGCAGCGACCCGCGGACGGGTCAAGTTGAAGGATACCGATCCGCATATTCTCGAGGCAGTGTTGATCAAGCTGGAGGAAGCCGGTGCGAAGATAAGCGTCGGCAAGGATTGGATAGCACTGGATATGGAAGGGCGCAGACCGAAATCGGTCAACTTCAAGACAGCGCCCTATCCGGCGTTCCCAACGGATATGCAGGCGCAGCTGACAACCGTTAATGCGGTTGCCGATGGGGTAGGCGCGATTACCGAGACGATCTTTGAGAACCGTCTGGTTCAGACCCATGAGCTGAATCGAATGGGGGCCAAAATTACCCTGGAAGGAAATACCGCCATCGTTACCGGGGTTGAGCGGCTCAAAGCGGCGCCGGTCATGGCTTCAGATCTGAGGGCCTCGGCCAGTCTGGTGATTGCCGGACTGGTGGCTGATGGTGAAACCATTGTCGATCGTATTTACCATATAGATCGAGGGTATGAATGTATTGAGGAAAAGCTGCAGCAGCTTGGTGCCAATATCCGCAGGATTCCGGGTCGTTAG
- the hisG gene encoding ATP phosphoribosyltransferase, translating into MQITIALTKGRILEETLPLLAEVGIAPLEDISASRKLLFDTSRSDVRLLVLRGSDVPTYVQFGAADLGVSGKDTLLEHGGDGLYEPLDLGIARCRMMTAAVAGVAAGSGRIRVATKYVNVARRFYAEQGRQADIIKLYGAMELAPIMALADEIVDIVDTGNTLRANGLEAREFIADISSRLIVNKAAMKMKHRLLQDIVDRLTEAVKKVR; encoded by the coding sequence ATGCAAATTACCATTGCCCTGACCAAGGGACGTATTCTGGAAGAAACCCTGCCTTTACTGGCGGAAGTCGGTATTGCACCTCTGGAAGACATCAGTGCCAGCCGCAAGCTTCTGTTTGATACCAGTAGATCCGATGTGCGATTACTGGTATTGCGCGGTTCGGATGTTCCAACTTATGTGCAGTTTGGGGCAGCGGATTTGGGTGTGTCGGGAAAAGACACCCTCCTGGAGCATGGCGGTGACGGGCTCTATGAGCCGCTGGACTTGGGAATCGCCCGCTGTCGTATGATGACTGCGGCAGTGGCTGGGGTAGCGGCTGGCTCAGGGCGTATCCGGGTCGCTACCAAATACGTTAATGTGGCCCGCCGTTTTTATGCCGAACAGGGTCGTCAAGCGGATATCATAAAACTCTACGGTGCCATGGAGCTGGCTCCGATCATGGCCCTGGCGGATGAGATTGTCGATATTGTGGATACCGGCAATACGCTTCGGGCCAATGGCCTGGAGGCCCGGGAGTTTATTGCTGACATCAGTTCCCGGCTAATTGTGAACAAGGCCGCCATGAAGATGAAGCACCGATTGCTGCAAGATATCGTAGACCGTCTGACGGAAGCGGTGAAGAAGGTCCGATGA
- the hisD gene encoding histidinol dehydrogenase, producing MQSEPISILQLSTADSCFDDRLTELLAWENVSDQKVEQIVGDILAAVRQRGDQALIEFTNRFDARDVGDVRELEIPPDVVSEALAGLPAAERDALDLAAERIRRYHQHQKQASWHYREEDGTLLGQQITALDRVGIYVPGGKASYPSSVLMNALPARVAGVNEIIMVVPAPGGELNPLVLAAAAIAGVDRLFTLGGAQAIGALAYGTETVPRVDKIVGPGNIFVATAKRAVFGAVGLDMVAGPSEILVVCDGQTNPDWIAMDLFSQAEHDEEAQAILISPDMDFLEQVKTSIGKLLPTMERASIIRASLERRGALIAVADMTDALALINRIAPEHLELSVASPEDWLPGIRHAGAIFMGRYTAEAVGDYCAGPNHVLPTSMTARFSSPLGVYDFQKRSSLIMCSAEGASTLGKTASVLARGESLTAHARSAEYRIKS from the coding sequence ATGCAAAGTGAACCCATCAGTATCCTGCAGTTGTCTACCGCAGATAGCTGTTTCGACGACCGGCTGACTGAATTGCTGGCGTGGGAGAATGTATCAGATCAAAAGGTTGAGCAGATCGTTGGTGATATTCTGGCGGCTGTGCGCCAGCGCGGTGATCAGGCTTTGATTGAATTTACCAATCGCTTTGACGCCCGGGATGTCGGTGATGTCCGGGAGCTCGAAATTCCTCCCGACGTTGTTTCCGAAGCATTGGCCGGTCTCCCCGCAGCTGAGCGCGATGCACTGGATTTGGCGGCGGAACGAATTCGCCGTTATCACCAGCACCAGAAGCAGGCCTCCTGGCACTACCGGGAAGAGGACGGCACCCTGTTGGGGCAGCAGATCACCGCACTGGACCGGGTGGGCATTTATGTGCCCGGGGGCAAAGCCAGCTATCCGTCGTCGGTTCTGATGAATGCTCTGCCCGCCCGGGTGGCCGGCGTTAACGAGATTATCATGGTGGTGCCCGCGCCGGGTGGTGAACTGAATCCGCTGGTGCTCGCTGCGGCAGCGATTGCCGGAGTTGATCGCCTGTTTACACTGGGCGGCGCTCAGGCCATTGGTGCATTGGCCTATGGTACGGAAACCGTGCCTCGGGTGGACAAGATTGTAGGGCCGGGCAATATCTTTGTTGCCACGGCCAAGCGAGCTGTGTTCGGAGCCGTGGGTCTGGACATGGTGGCGGGGCCCTCGGAAATTCTGGTGGTTTGCGATGGTCAGACAAACCCGGACTGGATCGCTATGGATCTGTTTTCCCAGGCTGAACACGACGAAGAAGCTCAGGCCATCCTGATCAGTCCGGATATGGATTTCCTTGAACAGGTAAAAACCAGTATTGGCAAGTTGCTGCCCACCATGGAGCGGGCATCGATTATTCGTGCGTCACTCGAGAGGCGCGGTGCCCTGATCGCGGTAGCGGACATGACGGATGCACTGGCGTTGATTAACCGCATTGCTCCCGAGCATCTAGAGCTATCTGTGGCGAGCCCCGAAGACTGGTTGCCGGGTATTCGGCATGCAGGAGCTATCTTTATGGGTCGTTATACCGCAGAGGCGGTGGGTGATTATTGTGCCGGTCCCAACCATGTCCTGCCGACCTCCATGACAGCCCGTTTTTCCTCGCCGCTGGGTGTTTATGATTTTCAAAAGCGCAGTTCACTGATTATGTGTTCCGCCGAAGGTGCTTCGACATTGGGGAAAACTGCGTCGGTGCTGGCCCGGGGGGAAAGCCTGACAGCCCACGCCCGCTCTGCCGAATATCGTATCAAGTCATGA
- the hisC gene encoding histidinol-phosphate transaminase: MSSPFWSDIVARLDPYVPGEQPKLANLTKLNTNENPYGPSPRVLEAIAGELGDSLRLYPDPSGTLLRQAVADYYGVDLAQVFLGNGSDEVLAHIFQALLKHEEPVLFPDITYSFYPVYCGLYQVNYQRIPLGSDYRIQVADYLCSNGGIIFPNPNAPTGILLSLPEIEWLLKKNQRSVLIVDEAYIDFGGETAVSLVGRYPNLLVTQTLSKSRSLAGLRIGFAIGDVALIEALERVKNSFNSYPLSRLAIVGGAAAFADEDYFREVCEQVVRSRETLASGLKSLGFEVLPSSANFLLATCPSRDAVELAARLREKGIIVRHFRQPRIEQFLRITIGTTEQNRRLLDVLVELLKQ, encoded by the coding sequence GTGAGTAGCCCTTTCTGGAGTGATATTGTTGCAAGGCTGGATCCCTATGTACCCGGGGAGCAGCCTAAGCTGGCCAACCTGACCAAGTTGAACACCAATGAAAACCCCTATGGACCGTCACCCCGGGTTCTGGAAGCCATCGCCGGAGAGTTGGGGGATAGCCTTCGCCTCTACCCTGACCCTAGCGGTACATTACTCAGACAGGCGGTGGCAGATTACTATGGTGTTGATCTGGCTCAGGTGTTCCTGGGCAACGGTTCAGATGAGGTGCTGGCCCATATTTTTCAGGCACTGCTCAAGCACGAGGAACCGGTTCTTTTCCCGGATATCACCTACAGTTTTTACCCCGTCTACTGCGGTCTGTATCAGGTGAATTATCAACGGATACCGCTGGGCAGCGATTACCGCATTCAGGTGGCGGACTACCTGTGCAGTAATGGCGGCATTATCTTTCCCAATCCGAACGCGCCCACCGGGATACTACTGTCGTTGCCGGAAATTGAATGGTTGCTGAAAAAAAATCAGCGGTCGGTTTTGATAGTGGATGAAGCCTACATTGATTTTGGCGGAGAGACAGCGGTTTCCCTGGTCGGGCGTTATCCCAATCTGCTTGTGACTCAGACGCTGTCAAAATCGCGCTCACTGGCTGGCCTACGGATCGGTTTTGCTATCGGCGATGTTGCTCTGATCGAGGCGTTGGAGCGTGTGAAGAACAGTTTTAACTCCTACCCGCTCAGTCGTCTTGCCATTGTTGGAGGCGCTGCGGCCTTCGCCGATGAGGACTATTTCCGCGAGGTCTGCGAGCAGGTTGTTCGTAGTCGTGAAACGTTGGCCTCTGGCCTGAAATCACTGGGTTTTGAGGTGCTGCCATCCTCCGCGAACTTTCTGCTGGCGACCTGCCCGTCCCGGGATGCAGTCGAGCTTGCGGCGCGATTACGTGAAAAGGGTATTATTGTTCGTCACTTCAGGCAGCCAAGAATAGAACAGTTTTTGCGGATTACTATTGGCACAACCGAGCAAAACCGTCGGCTGTTGGATGTTTTGGTCGAATTGCTCAAACAGTAA
- a CDS encoding trypsin-like peptidase domain-containing protein, which yields MSFIFRVLRYISWPVVAGLLAAALFMLLLPETLNNAVKMETRGLSPGVSGEWQGPASYASAVQRASASVVNIYTRKTLERPRHPLLDDPFFRRFFSNSNLPQQQRMQSSLGSGVILTEDGYILTNNHVVTEADEIVVQLQDGREAMVKVIGKDPDTDLAVLKIDLDNLIPINIDAASMPRVGDVTLAIGNPFGVGQSVTQGIISATGRNGLGLNTFENFIQTDAAINPGNSGGALVDAFGNLLGINAAILDKTGYSVGIGFAIPANTAVKVLQDIVEHGYVIRGWLGVEARPLTRLAATKLGMDPPSGLVITSIYINSPAHLAGLQPGDIITRINDYWVVDNEKSMNLIADLSPGDSVKLEVIREGQKSTIMAVTGTRPPPE from the coding sequence GTGTCTTTTATTTTTAGAGTGTTGCGCTATATCAGCTGGCCTGTAGTTGCCGGCCTGCTTGCGGCCGCACTGTTCATGTTATTACTGCCGGAAACGCTCAACAACGCAGTCAAAATGGAAACCAGGGGTTTGTCACCTGGCGTTTCCGGAGAGTGGCAGGGACCGGCCTCGTACGCCTCTGCAGTACAACGGGCATCGGCATCGGTCGTCAACATCTATACGCGTAAAACGCTCGAGCGCCCCCGCCACCCGTTACTGGACGATCCTTTCTTCCGCCGCTTTTTCAGCAACAGCAACCTGCCGCAACAACAGCGCATGCAGTCATCTCTGGGCTCCGGGGTCATCCTGACCGAAGACGGCTACATTCTGACCAACAACCATGTGGTGACCGAAGCAGATGAAATCGTCGTCCAGCTCCAGGATGGTCGAGAGGCAATGGTCAAGGTCATCGGCAAGGACCCGGATACAGACCTGGCTGTGCTAAAGATAGATCTCGACAACCTGATACCTATCAATATTGATGCGGCCTCTATGCCCCGGGTGGGTGACGTCACACTGGCCATAGGCAACCCGTTCGGGGTCGGACAATCGGTCACCCAGGGCATTATCAGCGCTACTGGTCGCAATGGTCTGGGACTCAACACGTTTGAAAACTTCATCCAGACTGATGCAGCCATCAACCCGGGTAATTCTGGCGGGGCACTGGTGGACGCTTTTGGCAACTTGCTCGGTATCAATGCCGCCATTCTCGACAAGACCGGCTATTCGGTGGGCATCGGCTTTGCCATCCCCGCCAATACGGCAGTAAAGGTTCTACAGGATATCGTTGAACACGGCTATGTAATCCGCGGTTGGCTTGGCGTCGAAGCCCGCCCACTGACCAGGCTGGCGGCGACGAAACTGGGCATGGATCCGCCATCGGGACTTGTGATTACCAGCATTTACATCAACAGTCCCGCTCATCTGGCAGGTCTGCAGCCGGGGGACATTATCACCCGTATCAATGATTACTGGGTGGTAGACAATGAAAAAAGCATGAATCTGATCGCCGATCTCTCACCCGGTGACTCCGTCAAACTGGAGGTTATAAGGGAAGGGCAAAAAAGCACAATCATGGCGGTGACAGGCACCCGACCACCGCCCGAATAG
- a CDS encoding YhcB family protein yields MDTPTVLLIGLLCALGGLVVGLLTGRTLHPGEQERKATEHKLKEAQEQLQDYEHEVTEHFIKTSELFNNLSHSYRDVHEYLSASAMRLTGADTSKKMVDAGFGRLEERGTMLPTEIPEPPKDYAPKVPGGILSEEYGLRDDSASRDNLRAKVANDTAEDTDDNDDPTLKVS; encoded by the coding sequence TTGGATACCCCGACTGTATTATTGATTGGCTTGCTGTGTGCGTTAGGCGGCTTGGTTGTTGGCCTGCTGACCGGGCGAACCCTTCACCCCGGGGAGCAAGAACGCAAAGCCACCGAGCACAAACTCAAGGAAGCACAGGAACAGCTCCAGGATTACGAACACGAGGTAACCGAGCATTTCATCAAAACCTCCGAGCTGTTCAACAACCTGTCACACAGCTACCGCGATGTTCACGAGTACCTCTCTGCCAGCGCCATGCGGTTGACCGGCGCCGACACCAGCAAGAAAATGGTCGATGCCGGGTTTGGACGCCTTGAGGAGCGCGGCACAATGTTGCCCACAGAAATACCAGAACCGCCGAAAGATTACGCACCCAAGGTCCCAGGCGGCATTCTCAGCGAAGAATACGGGCTCAGAGATGACAGCGCATCCCGCGACAATCTCCGCGCAAAAGTGGCAAATGATACCGCAGAAGATACCGACGACAATGATGACCCGACGCTTAAAGTGAGCTGA
- the zapE gene encoding cell division protein ZapE, producing the protein MIRASVHTHTPLQRYQQDLLQASFSYDPAQEQAVALLQALYEKLLEQNARIANHSIFQRVRAYFRSTRPFVPVKGLYFWGGVGRGKTYLMDNFFESLPFEEKMRAHFHRFMRRVHRELRLLDGVKNPLEKVADNIAAEARVICFDEFFVADIADAMLLGGLLKLLFERGVTLVATSNIVPDLLYENGLQRQRFLPAIALLNTHTQVVNVDGGVDYRLRTLEQAQLYHAPLDDRAQRAIEAAFGSLVPASGEVQVAVDITIEGRDIPCRAVAEDVVWFDFDVICNIPRSQNDYIELAREFHAVLVTNVRQMGRGNEDQARRFINLVDEFYDRNVKLVLSAEVPLPALYTEGRLGFEFERTRSRLLEMQSHEYLARPHRP; encoded by the coding sequence ATGATTCGGGCGTCTGTTCACACACACACACCTTTGCAGCGATATCAGCAGGATTTGCTGCAGGCCTCTTTCAGCTACGATCCTGCCCAGGAGCAGGCAGTGGCTTTGCTACAGGCGCTCTATGAAAAATTATTGGAGCAAAATGCCCGGATAGCAAATCACTCGATTTTTCAACGAGTCAGAGCGTACTTTCGATCTACCCGGCCCTTTGTGCCGGTCAAGGGGTTGTATTTCTGGGGTGGTGTGGGCCGCGGTAAAACCTACCTGATGGATAATTTTTTTGAATCCCTGCCCTTCGAAGAGAAAATGCGCGCGCATTTCCATCGTTTTATGCGCCGGGTTCATCGGGAGCTGCGCCTGCTGGACGGTGTAAAAAATCCATTGGAAAAAGTCGCTGACAATATCGCTGCTGAAGCCAGGGTGATTTGTTTTGACGAGTTTTTTGTCGCTGATATCGCTGATGCAATGTTGTTGGGAGGGCTGCTGAAATTGCTGTTCGAGCGTGGGGTGACATTGGTGGCAACATCCAATATTGTCCCTGATCTACTCTATGAAAATGGTCTGCAGCGGCAACGCTTCCTGCCCGCCATTGCACTGCTCAATACGCATACCCAGGTTGTTAATGTTGATGGTGGCGTCGATTATCGATTGCGTACCCTCGAGCAGGCCCAGTTGTACCACGCGCCTCTGGATGATAGAGCGCAGCGGGCTATAGAAGCGGCTTTTGGCAGCCTTGTGCCAGCCAGTGGTGAAGTGCAAGTGGCTGTGGATATCACCATCGAAGGGCGAGACATTCCCTGTCGCGCGGTTGCTGAAGATGTCGTCTGGTTTGACTTTGATGTGATATGCAATATCCCGCGTAGCCAGAATGACTATATCGAGCTGGCCCGTGAATTCCATGCGGTGCTGGTCACTAATGTTCGGCAAATGGGGCGCGGCAACGAGGATCAGGCGCGGCGTTTTATCAACCTGGTAGATGAATTTTATGACCGGAATGTTAAGCTGGTGCTGTCCGCCGAGGTGCCATTGCCCGCATTGTATACAGAAGGTCGACTGGGTTTTGAGTTTGAGCGAACCCGTAGTCGCTTGCTCGAAATGCAATCACACGAGTATCTGGCACGACCACATCGCCCCTGA
- the rplM gene encoding 50S ribosomal protein L13, giving the protein MKTFSAKAETVQRDWFVVDAADKTLGRLAVEIASRLRGKHKPEFTPHVDTGDYIVVVNAERVRVTGNKARDKIYHHHTGYIGGLKSISFEKLIAKAPERTIQTAVKGMLPKGPLGRAMFKKLKVYAGTEHPHTAQQPQELNI; this is encoded by the coding sequence ATGAAAACATTTAGTGCAAAGGCCGAAACCGTCCAGCGCGACTGGTTTGTTGTAGATGCGGCTGACAAAACATTAGGTCGTTTGGCTGTCGAGATTGCCTCTCGCCTTCGTGGTAAACACAAGCCGGAGTTCACTCCGCATGTGGATACCGGCGACTATATTGTCGTTGTGAATGCTGAGCGGGTGCGTGTGACAGGCAATAAGGCCAGAGACAAAATTTATCACCACCACACCGGTTATATCGGTGGGTTGAAGTCCATTAGCTTTGAAAAGCTGATCGCCAAGGCTCCTGAGCGGACTATCCAGACAGCTGTGAAAGGCATGCTGCCTAAAGGTCCGCTGGGTCGCGCTATGTTTAAGAAGCTCAAAGTATACGCAGGCACCGAGCATCCCCACACCGCTCAGCAGCCGCAAGAACTGAACATCTAA
- the rpsI gene encoding 30S ribosomal protein S9 translates to MADTQYYGTGRRKTSSARVFLKSGAGNIVVNDRTLDQYFGREVARMIVRQPLELVDRATTFDLNITVAGGGSFGQAGAIRHGIARALLQYDEGLRGQLRTAGFLTRDAREVERKKVGLRKARKRPQFSKR, encoded by the coding sequence ATGGCAGACACCCAATATTACGGTACCGGCCGTCGTAAAACCTCCTCCGCCAGAGTCTTTCTGAAATCCGGAGCTGGTAACATCGTGGTCAACGACCGCACTCTCGATCAGTATTTTGGCCGTGAGGTGGCGCGTATGATTGTGCGTCAGCCGCTAGAGCTGGTGGATCGTGCTACCACATTCGACCTCAATATTACCGTCGCTGGCGGCGGCAGTTTTGGTCAGGCGGGTGCTATTCGCCATGGTATTGCGCGTGCGTTGCTGCAATATGATGAGGGTCTTCGGGGTCAACTTCGGACAGCTGGTTTTCTGACCAGAGATGCCCGTGAAGTGGAGCGTAAAAAAGTGGGTCTGCGCAAAGCCCGCAAGCGCCCCCAGTTCTCCAAGCGTTGA